The following are encoded together in the Cicer arietinum cultivar CDC Frontier isolate Library 1 chromosome 2, Cicar.CDCFrontier_v2.0, whole genome shotgun sequence genome:
- the LOC101497245 gene encoding CRM-domain containing factor CFM2, chloroplastic isoform X2, with translation MTYWRWTYVKKTLLFFYLLIFWAKMLEISLKIRKTGGLVVWRSGSKIILYRGIDYKYPYFLSDKVLRDDKIDDALQHMDGDDKNCDERESYSSEMNSTTHASHSSNIRTVKPALVQGVGTPNKVRFQLPGEAELLEEVDSLLEGLGPRFTDWWGYDPVPVDADLLPAVIPGFRQPFRLLPYGVKSNLTDDELTTLKRLGRPLPCHFALGRNRKLQGLAAAIIKLWERCEIAKIAVKRGVQNTSNKIMAEEIKHLTGGTLLSRDKDVIVIYRGKDFLPAAASSAIQQRRNVLINKVKAENSSSVTVSPHSEAKDMAFLKDTEIIEKRIMTKAKAAIKRTSIKLSQALEKKAKAEKLLAILEKVESPQEQEIDKEGITEEERYMLRRIGLKMKPFLLLGRRGVFDGTVENMHLHWKYRELVKIICNQGSLESVHQTALTLEAESGGILVAVERVSKGHAIIVYRGKNYSRPSCLRPRTLLNKKQALKRSIEAQRREALKLHVLKLDKNINELKLQMVKDEASSKQIAETLRSDLAIDKHGGSSNSINCNSPKEASVHNQQAIEEQHIELIDGVSSNSLNCNSSKEASVDNQQQAIEEQHIELIDGASSNLISSPEEASVGNQRAIQEQYIELIDTGGARQGEPESSAGLVHQERQLDEESDSVVDTGHCVSNNKAMEASVASLKSDPEPSAPVINKSSIELPSRSLYLSNRERLLLRRQALNMKKRPLLAIGKSNTVTGLAKAIKDHFRKHPFVIVNVKGRAKGTSVHELVSKLEHATGAVLVSQEPSKIILYRGWGAGTKPGTYLNDSKLGKDGGAKPTVSPELLEAIRIECGLQ, from the exons ATGACATATTGGAg GTGGACATATGTTAAGAAAACTTTgctctttttttatcttcttataTTTTGGGCTAAAATGCTAGAAATCTCCCTCAAAATT AGAAAAACTGGAGGACTTGTGGTTTGGAGATCTGGAAGTAAGATAATATTGTACAGAGGGATTGATTATAAGTATCCTTACTTCCTATCAGATAAAGTTTTGAGAGACGACAAAATAGATGATGCTTTGCAACATATGGATGGTGATGATAAAAATTGTGATGAAAGAGAGAGCTATTCATCTGAAATGAATTCAACCACACATGCTAGTCATAGTTCAAACATCAGAACTGTAAAACCAGCTCTGGTACAAGGAGTTGGTACTCCTAATAAAGTGAGATTTCAATTGCCAGGTGAGGCAGAGCTTTTAGAAGAAGTAGACAGCTTATTAGAGGGCCTCGGGCCTCGATTTACTGATTGGTGGGGGTATGACCCTGTGCCTGTCGATGCTGATCTTCTACCTGCTGTTATTCCTGGATTTAGGCAGCCTTTTCGCCTACTTCCATATGGTGTGAAGTCTAATCTAACGGATGATGAATTGACCACATTGAAGAGACTTGGCAGACCTTTACCATGCCATTTTGCATTAG GTAGAAATAGGAAACTTCAAGGATTGGCTGCTGCAATTATCAAGCTCTGGGAAAGATGTGAGATTGCCAAGATTGCAGTAAAAAGAGGTGTACAGAATACTAGCAATAAGATAATGGCTGAAGAGATTAAG CATTTGACTGGAGGAACTCTCCTTTCTCGGGATAAAGACGTTATTGTCATTTATAGAGGAAAGGACTTCTTGCCTGCTGCAGCGTCTTCAGCAATTCAACAGAGGAGGaatgttttaataaataaagtgAAGGCTGAAAACAGCTCATCAGTTACAGTCTCTCCACATTCTGAAGCAAAGGATATGGCCTTCCTTAAAGATACAGAAATCATTGAAAAACGAATAATGACGAAGGCTAAGGCAGCTATTAAAAGGACTAGTATCAAATTGTCACAG GCATTAGAGAAGAAAGCAAAGGCCGAAAAACTTCTAGCAATTCTGGAAAAGGTAGAGAGTCCTCAAGAACAAGAAATAGATAAAGAGGGTATTACTGAAGAAGAGAGATACATGTTGCGGAGGATTGGCTTGAAGATGAAGCCTTTCCTGTTGCTAG GAAGACGAGGGGTTTTTGATGGAACAGTAGAAAATATGCATCTTCATTGGAAATATCGGGAACTTGTGAAGATAATATGTAATCAAGGAAGCCTGGAATCTGTCCACCAGACAGCTCTGACCTTAGAGGCAGAAAGTGGTGGAATATTAGTAGCCGTCGAGAGAGTGAGCAAGGGCCATGCAATCATTGTCTATCGTGGAAAGAATTATAGTAGGCCTTCTTGTTTGAGGCCGCGGACACTTCTAAATAAAAAGCAAGCATTGAAGCGTTCTATAGAGGCACAGCGTCGTGAG GCATTGAAGCTCCATGTTTTGAAGTTAGATAAGAACATAAATGAGTTGAAACTTCAAATG GTTAAAGATGAGGCCAGCAGTAAGCAGATAGCTGAAACATTAAGATCTGATTTG GCTATAGACAAACATGGAGGTAGTTCAAATTCCATAAATTGCAATTCTCCAAAAGAAGCTTCTGTTCACAATCAACAAGCTATAGAGGAGCAGCACATTGAGCTGATTGATGGAGTTAGTTCAAATTCCCTAAATTGCAATTCTTCAAAAGAAGCTTCTGTTGACAATCAACAACAAGCTATAGAGGAGCAGCACATTGAACTGATTGATGGAGCTAGTTCAAATCTCATAAGTTCTCCAGAAGAAGCTTCTGTTGGCAATCAACGAGCTATACAGGAGCAGTACATTGAACTGATTGATACGGGTGGAGCACGTCAAGGTGAACCAGAATCCTCTGCTGGTTTGGTTCACCAAGAAAGACAG TTGGACGAAGAGAGTGATTCTGTGGTTGATACTGGGCACTGTGTCTCTAATAACAAAGCAATGGAAGCATCAGTCGCATCATTAAAAAGTGATCCTGAACCATCAGCTCCAGTGATAAATAAGAGTTCAATTGAGTTGCCTTCTAGATCTTTATATCTTTCCAACAGAGAGAGGCTTCTTCTTCGAAGGCAGGCCTTAAATATGAAAAAGCGACCTCTCCTTGCCATAG GAAAGAGTAATACTGTGACTGGTCTTGCGAAAGCAATCAAGGATCACTTCCGGAAGCACCCTTTTGTCATAGTTAATGTCAAAGGAAGGGCAAAAGGGACTTCAGTTCATGAGTTGGTGTCCAAGCTAGAG CACGCAACAGGTGCAGTTCTAGTCTCTCAGGAGCCTAGCAAAATCATACTTTACAGGGGTTGGGGTGCAGGAACGAAGCCTGGCACTTATTTAAATGATAGTAAATTAGGTAAAGACGGAGGAGCAAAGCCCACTGTGTCTCCTGAACTGTTGGAAGCTATCAGAATTGAATGTGGATTGCAGTAA
- the LOC101497245 gene encoding CRM-domain containing factor CFM2, chloroplastic isoform X1: MLLPATHFHTFTSSYSPFLFFPKSKTLTLTHSSKFIFRISASKSRTLPESAIQRIADKLQSLGITTEQSTTTKNTISTTIAGEIFVPLPHNLPKYRVGHTLDPSWSTPENPVPFPGAGIEKLSENEVERQRLERAKAREEKKRRVPTLAELSLTDGEIMRLTKLGFEMKQKIKVGKAGITEGIVNGIHERWRRSEVVRIVCEDLCRINMKRTHDILERKTGGLVVWRSGSKIILYRGIDYKYPYFLSDKVLRDDKIDDALQHMDGDDKNCDERESYSSEMNSTTHASHSSNIRTVKPALVQGVGTPNKVRFQLPGEAELLEEVDSLLEGLGPRFTDWWGYDPVPVDADLLPAVIPGFRQPFRLLPYGVKSNLTDDELTTLKRLGRPLPCHFALGRNRKLQGLAAAIIKLWERCEIAKIAVKRGVQNTSNKIMAEEIKHLTGGTLLSRDKDVIVIYRGKDFLPAAASSAIQQRRNVLINKVKAENSSSVTVSPHSEAKDMAFLKDTEIIEKRIMTKAKAAIKRTSIKLSQALEKKAKAEKLLAILEKVESPQEQEIDKEGITEEERYMLRRIGLKMKPFLLLGRRGVFDGTVENMHLHWKYRELVKIICNQGSLESVHQTALTLEAESGGILVAVERVSKGHAIIVYRGKNYSRPSCLRPRTLLNKKQALKRSIEAQRREALKLHVLKLDKNINELKLQMVKDEASSKQIAETLRSDLAIDKHGGSSNSINCNSPKEASVHNQQAIEEQHIELIDGVSSNSLNCNSSKEASVDNQQQAIEEQHIELIDGASSNLISSPEEASVGNQRAIQEQYIELIDTGGARQGEPESSAGLVHQERQLDEESDSVVDTGHCVSNNKAMEASVASLKSDPEPSAPVINKSSIELPSRSLYLSNRERLLLRRQALNMKKRPLLAIGKSNTVTGLAKAIKDHFRKHPFVIVNVKGRAKGTSVHELVSKLEHATGAVLVSQEPSKIILYRGWGAGTKPGTYLNDSKLGKDGGAKPTVSPELLEAIRIECGLQ, from the exons ATGTTGCTTCCCGCCACACACTTCCACACTTTCACTTCTTCTTATTCTCCATTCTTATTCTTCCCCAAATcaaaaaccctaaccctaacacACTCCTCTAAATTCATTTTCCGAATCTCCGCTTCCAAATCCCGAACTCTCCCCGAATCCGCCATTCAACGAATCGCCGACAAACTCCAATCCCTCGGCATCACAACTGAACAATCCACCACCACCAAAAACACCATCTCCACCACCATCGCAGGTGAAATATTCGTTCCGTTACCACACAATCTCCCGAAGTACCGTGTTGGACACACACTCGACCCCAGTTGGAGCACGCCGGAGAATCCTGTCCCTTTTCCTGGAGCGGGAATCGAGAAATTGAGCGAGAATGAAGTGGAGAGACAGCGATTGGAGAGGGCGAAAGCGAGGGAGGAGAAGAAGAGGAGAGTTCCGACGCTTGCGGAGTTGAGTCTGACGGATGGGGAGATTATGAGGTTGACGAAGTTAGGGTTTGAGATGAAACAGAAGATTAAGGTTGGGAAAGCTGGGATTACGGAAGGGATTGTTAATGGAATTCATGAACGGTGGAGGCGTTCTGAGGTTGTCAGGATTGTTTGTGAGGATCTTTGCAGAATTAACATGAAAAGAACTCATGACATATTGGAg AGAAAAACTGGAGGACTTGTGGTTTGGAGATCTGGAAGTAAGATAATATTGTACAGAGGGATTGATTATAAGTATCCTTACTTCCTATCAGATAAAGTTTTGAGAGACGACAAAATAGATGATGCTTTGCAACATATGGATGGTGATGATAAAAATTGTGATGAAAGAGAGAGCTATTCATCTGAAATGAATTCAACCACACATGCTAGTCATAGTTCAAACATCAGAACTGTAAAACCAGCTCTGGTACAAGGAGTTGGTACTCCTAATAAAGTGAGATTTCAATTGCCAGGTGAGGCAGAGCTTTTAGAAGAAGTAGACAGCTTATTAGAGGGCCTCGGGCCTCGATTTACTGATTGGTGGGGGTATGACCCTGTGCCTGTCGATGCTGATCTTCTACCTGCTGTTATTCCTGGATTTAGGCAGCCTTTTCGCCTACTTCCATATGGTGTGAAGTCTAATCTAACGGATGATGAATTGACCACATTGAAGAGACTTGGCAGACCTTTACCATGCCATTTTGCATTAG GTAGAAATAGGAAACTTCAAGGATTGGCTGCTGCAATTATCAAGCTCTGGGAAAGATGTGAGATTGCCAAGATTGCAGTAAAAAGAGGTGTACAGAATACTAGCAATAAGATAATGGCTGAAGAGATTAAG CATTTGACTGGAGGAACTCTCCTTTCTCGGGATAAAGACGTTATTGTCATTTATAGAGGAAAGGACTTCTTGCCTGCTGCAGCGTCTTCAGCAATTCAACAGAGGAGGaatgttttaataaataaagtgAAGGCTGAAAACAGCTCATCAGTTACAGTCTCTCCACATTCTGAAGCAAAGGATATGGCCTTCCTTAAAGATACAGAAATCATTGAAAAACGAATAATGACGAAGGCTAAGGCAGCTATTAAAAGGACTAGTATCAAATTGTCACAG GCATTAGAGAAGAAAGCAAAGGCCGAAAAACTTCTAGCAATTCTGGAAAAGGTAGAGAGTCCTCAAGAACAAGAAATAGATAAAGAGGGTATTACTGAAGAAGAGAGATACATGTTGCGGAGGATTGGCTTGAAGATGAAGCCTTTCCTGTTGCTAG GAAGACGAGGGGTTTTTGATGGAACAGTAGAAAATATGCATCTTCATTGGAAATATCGGGAACTTGTGAAGATAATATGTAATCAAGGAAGCCTGGAATCTGTCCACCAGACAGCTCTGACCTTAGAGGCAGAAAGTGGTGGAATATTAGTAGCCGTCGAGAGAGTGAGCAAGGGCCATGCAATCATTGTCTATCGTGGAAAGAATTATAGTAGGCCTTCTTGTTTGAGGCCGCGGACACTTCTAAATAAAAAGCAAGCATTGAAGCGTTCTATAGAGGCACAGCGTCGTGAG GCATTGAAGCTCCATGTTTTGAAGTTAGATAAGAACATAAATGAGTTGAAACTTCAAATG GTTAAAGATGAGGCCAGCAGTAAGCAGATAGCTGAAACATTAAGATCTGATTTG GCTATAGACAAACATGGAGGTAGTTCAAATTCCATAAATTGCAATTCTCCAAAAGAAGCTTCTGTTCACAATCAACAAGCTATAGAGGAGCAGCACATTGAGCTGATTGATGGAGTTAGTTCAAATTCCCTAAATTGCAATTCTTCAAAAGAAGCTTCTGTTGACAATCAACAACAAGCTATAGAGGAGCAGCACATTGAACTGATTGATGGAGCTAGTTCAAATCTCATAAGTTCTCCAGAAGAAGCTTCTGTTGGCAATCAACGAGCTATACAGGAGCAGTACATTGAACTGATTGATACGGGTGGAGCACGTCAAGGTGAACCAGAATCCTCTGCTGGTTTGGTTCACCAAGAAAGACAG TTGGACGAAGAGAGTGATTCTGTGGTTGATACTGGGCACTGTGTCTCTAATAACAAAGCAATGGAAGCATCAGTCGCATCATTAAAAAGTGATCCTGAACCATCAGCTCCAGTGATAAATAAGAGTTCAATTGAGTTGCCTTCTAGATCTTTATATCTTTCCAACAGAGAGAGGCTTCTTCTTCGAAGGCAGGCCTTAAATATGAAAAAGCGACCTCTCCTTGCCATAG GAAAGAGTAATACTGTGACTGGTCTTGCGAAAGCAATCAAGGATCACTTCCGGAAGCACCCTTTTGTCATAGTTAATGTCAAAGGAAGGGCAAAAGGGACTTCAGTTCATGAGTTGGTGTCCAAGCTAGAG CACGCAACAGGTGCAGTTCTAGTCTCTCAGGAGCCTAGCAAAATCATACTTTACAGGGGTTGGGGTGCAGGAACGAAGCCTGGCACTTATTTAAATGATAGTAAATTAGGTAAAGACGGAGGAGCAAAGCCCACTGTGTCTCCTGAACTGTTGGAAGCTATCAGAATTGAATGTGGATTGCAGTAA
- the LOC101497803 gene encoding cytochrome P450 82A3-like yields the protein MDLVLNFQNVTTIGFLSLTFLVFLIFHFCPSKVGNKGREPPMASGAWPILGHLLVLAGSKTPHKTLGTMANKYGPLFTIKLGSKCALVLSNWEMAKECYTINDLVVSSRSKLVAIEHIAYNQASFGFAPYGPFWREMRKIVTMFLSNRRMELLSHVRVIEVKTSIKELFHVWSSSKNDSGYLLVEMKQWFTQLVFNIVFQTMAGKRLFGGTSMIKEKEAEKIVKALREFMHMLGVCTVADAVPILRWMKLGVKAMKETAKELDIVLDEWLVEHHKMRGNLGQKVEKDQDFMDTMISMLDGVTIDGFDADTINKATTLALILGATDTSTVTLTWVVCFLLRNPLVLKKVKEELKIQIGEKRFINESDINKLVYLQAIVKETLRLYPPGPLSAPREFTEDCNLGGYHIKKGTRLITNLWKIHTDPSIWPNPLEFKPERFLTTHKDIDVKGQDFELLPFGSGRRICPGISFGLHMIYLILANFLHSFEISNGSSEPVDMTENLGMTNEKATPLEILVKPCFSFSPKYYETM from the exons ATGGATTTAGTTCTAAATTTCCAAAATGTGACAACAATAGGATTTCTTTCTCTAACATTCctagtttttttaatattccaTTTCTGTCCTTCCAAAGTTGGTAATAAGGGTAGAGAACCTCCTATGGCTTCAGGTGCATGGCCAATACTAGGTCACCTCTTAGTATTGGCTGGTTCCAAAACACCTCATAAAACATTAGGCACCATGGCTAACAAATATGGACCCTTATTCACCATAAAACTTGGTTCAAAATGTGCTTTGGTACTTAGTAATTGGGAAATGGCCAAAGAATGTTACACCATAAATGACCTTGTTGTTTCCTCTCGTTCTAAACTTGTTGCAATTGAACATATAGCTTATAATCAAGCTAGCTTTGGATTTGCACCTTATGGTCCTTTTTGGCGCGAAATGCGTAAAATTGTTACTATGTTTCTTTCGAATCGTCGAATGGAACTACTAAGCCATGTTCGTGTTATCGAAGTTAAAACTTCGATTAAAGAACTTTTCCATGTTTGGTCTAGTTCAAAGAATGATTCTGGCTACTTGTTGGTGGAGATGAAGCAGTGGTTCACCCAGTTGGTGTTCAATATAG ttttCCAAACTATGGCTGGGAAGAGATTATTTGGTGGCACATCCATGATAAAGGAGAAAGAAGCAGAAAAAATTGTAAAAGCATTGAGAGAATTTATGCATATGTTAGGGGTGTGTACAGTAGCTGATGCTGTTCCTATTCTAAGATGGATGAAATTGGGTGTAAAAGCAATGAAAGAAACTGCAAAAGAATTGGACATAGTCTTAGATGAGTGGTTAGTGGAACATCACAAAATGAGGGGTAATTTGGGTCAAAAAGTTGAAAAAGACCAAGATTTTATGGATACGATGATTTCAATGCTTGATGGTGTTACAATCGATGGTTTTGATGCTGATACTATAAACAAAGCCACAACATTG GCATTAATATTGGGAGCAACTGATACAAGCACAGTTACCCTAACATGGGTAGTTTGTTTTTTATTGAGAAATCCTcttgtattaaaaaaagtaaaagaagaactcaaaatccaaattggagaaaaaagattcataaatgAATCCGATATAAATAAATTGGTATATCTTCAAGCAATAGTCAAAGAAACACTAAGATTATATCCACCTGGTCCTCTTTCAGCACCTCGTGAATTCACAGAAGACTGCAATTTAGGTGGTTATCATATAAAAAAAGGAACACGATTAATCACAAACCTTTGGAAAATTCACACTGATCCAAGTATTTGGCCAAATCCGTTGGAGTTCAAGCCAGAAAGATTTCTTACTACTCACAAAGATATTGATGTCAAGGGTCAAGATTTTGAGTTGTTACCATTTGGAAGTGGTAGAAGGATATGTCCAGGAATATCATTTGGACTTcatatgatttatttaattttggcTAATTTTTTACACTCATTTGAAATCTCAAATGGATCTAGTGAACCGGTTGATATGACCGAAAACCTTGGAATGACAAACGAAAAAGCTACCCCTCTTGAGATTTTAGTTAAACCATGTTTCTCTTTCTCTCCTAAGTATTATGAAACCATGTGA
- the LOC101498123 gene encoding cytochrome P450 82A1-like, giving the protein MELVLNYLNTTTIAILSLISLIFFIFRFSKVSHTKVPPTISGSWPILGHLPLMRSTQTPHKTLGALADKYGPIFTIKLGAKHALVLSNWELAKECFTKNDTVVSSRPKPIAVELMSYNQAFIGWAPYGTYWRQLRKIVTLEILSNRRIELLSHIRVSEVQISIKELVNIWSKQVSGQSKSFNDTKSSISDEYVSVELKKWFAQLTLNMVLRMVVGKKCFGDVDENNKEEAKRFLENIRDFMRLIGTFTVGDGVPFLRWLDLGGHEKEMRECAKKFDKMLCEWLEEHREKRGVDSNKVVGERDFMDAMLLVLNDKPIEGVDADTVIKATTLELILGGSDTAAGTLTWAMCLLLKNPHALKKAKEELTTQIGKERCVNESDINNLPYLQAIIKETLRLYPPAPFSSPREFTQDCTIGGYLVKKGTRLMPNLWKIHRDPNVWLHPLEFQPERFLTTHKDVDVKGQNFELLPFGSGRRMCPGMPLGLNMLHYILANFLHSFEILNLSHESIDVTEVLEFTSTKATTLEVLVKPGLSLKCYETM; this is encoded by the exons atggagTTAGTCCTAAACTACCTTAACACCACAACCATAGCAATCCTCTCTTTAATTTCccttattttctttatatttcgtTTCTCCAAAGTTTCTCATACCAAAGTACCTCCTACAATTTCAGGGTCATGGCCAATACTAGGTCACCTTCCATTAATGAGAAGCACACAAACACCCCATAAAACCTTAGGTGCATTAGCTGATAAATATGGACCCATATTCACAATCAAATTAGGTGCTAAACATGCTTTGGTACTTAGCAATTGGGAATTAGCCAAAGAATGTTTCACCAAAAACGACACCGTCGTTTCGTCGCGCCCTAAACCCATAGCCGTTGAACTTATGTCGTATAACCAAGCTTTTATTGGTTGGGCACCATATGGTACATATTGGCGTCAATTACGTAAAATTGTTACTTTAGAAATTCTATCTAATCGACGAATTGAACTACTAAGTCACATTCGTGTCTCAGAAGTTCAAATATCGATTAAAGAGCTTGTTAATATTTGGTCTAAACAAGTGTCAGGACAATCTAAATCGTTCAATGACACTAAATCTAGTATTAGCGACGAATATGTATCAGTGGAATTGAAGAAATGGTTTGCACAATTAACATTAAATATGGTACTAAGAATGGTTGTTGGGAAAAAATGTTTTGGTGATGTAGATGAGAACAACAAGGAAGAAGCTAAAagatttttggaaaatataAGAGATTTTATGCGTTTAATTGGGACATTTACAGTGGGAGATGGTGTTCCATTTTTAAGGTGGTTGGATTTGGGAGGTCATGAAAAAGAAATGAGAGAATGTGCAaagaaatttgataaaatgttgtGTGAATGGTTGGAAGAACACCGTGAAAAGAGGGGTGTGGATAGTAATAAAGTTGTGGGGGAAAGAGACTTCATGGATGCTATGCTTTTGGTGCTTAATGACAAACCAATTGAGGGGGTTGATGCAGATACCGTAATCAAAGCCACAACATTG GAATTGATTTTGGGAGGAAGTGACACAGCTGCAGGAACACTTACATGGGCAATGtgtttacttttaaaaaatcctCATGCATTGAAAAAGGCTAAAGAAGAATTGACCACACAAATTGGGAAAGAAAGATGCGTAAATGAGTCGGATATAAATAATTTACCATATCTTCAAGCAATAATTAAAGAAACACTAAGATTATATCCTCCTGCTCCATTTTCATCACCTCGTGAATTCACACAAGATTGCACAATAGGCGGTTATCTTGTTAAAAAAGGAACTAGACTGATGCCAAATTTATGGAAAATTCATAGAGATCCTAATGTTTGGTTACATCCTTTGGAATTCCAACCTGAAAGATTTCTTACAACTCATAAAGATGTTGATGTTAAAGGACAAAATTTTGAGTTGTTGCCATTTGGAAGTGGTAGAAGAATGTGTCCCGGAATGCCACTTGGTTTGAACATGCTTCATTATATTCTAGCTAATTTTTTGCATTCCTTTGAAATCTTGAATTTATCTCATGAATCAATTGATGTAACTGAAGTGCTTGAGTTTACTAGCACCAAAGCTACTACACTTGAAGTTTTGGTTAAACCTGGTTTGTCTCTTAAATGTTATGAGACCATGTGA
- the LOC101498456 gene encoding cytochrome P450 82A3-like, which produces MDLVLSSLQNATTIIALFSLIPLCLFLLSLSKDSKNKEAPIAKGAWPILGHLSIFSGKQPPHRVLGTLADKYGPIFTIKLGSKHAIVLNNWELAKECFTKNDMIVSSRPNLDSTEHLAYKGAMFAFGPYNPYWREIRKIATLEILSNRRVEQQQHVRVSEVQTSIKELFDVWSSKKNESCSSNYVLVDLKQWFTHLTFNMVLRIIVGKRYFGTTSIVEEEEAQRSVKAMEEMMHLLGIITIGDVIPWLKWFDFNGHVKAMKETSKKLDKIVGEWLKECRHKRNLGEKVDEHNQNIMEVLLSLLDGTTIEGFDSDTIIKATILVIFGGGSETSSVTLTWVACMLLKNPIVMEKAKEELDSQVGKERCVRESDISNLVYLQAIVKETLRLYPPGPLSGSREFSENCTLGGYKISKGTRLITNLWKIHTDPNVWSDPLEFKPERFLTTHKDVDVRGNHFELLPFGSGRRMCPGISFGLQMVLFTLARFLHSFEISNPTPNLVDMSESFGLTNTKTTPLEILIKPRLSLNCYEIM; this is translated from the exons ATGGACTTAGTTCTAAGTAGCCTACAAAACGCCACAACAATAATTGCACTATTTTCTCTAATTCccctatgtttatttttattaagctTATCAAAAGATAGCAAAAACAAAGAGGCACCAATAGCCAAAGGAGCATGGCCAATACTTGGTCACCTCTCCATATTTAGTGGCAAACAACCACCTCATAGAGTGTTAGGTACCTTAGCTGATAAATATGGACCAATATTCACAATCAAGCTTGGTTCCAAACATGCTATAGTACTTAACAATTGGGAACTGGCCAAAGAGTGTTTCACAAAAAATGACATGATCGTTTCGTCTCGTCCGAACCTCGACTCAACGGAACACTTGGCCTATAAGGGAGCCATGTTTGCATTTGGACCCTACAATCCTTATTGGCGCGAAATTCGCAAAATTGCAACCTTAGAGATCCTCAGCAATCGACGAGttgaacaacaacaacatgtTCGTGTTTCCGAAGTTCAAACATCGATTAAAGAGTTATTCGATGTTTGGTCTAGCAAAAAAAATGAGTCATGTTCATCAAACTATGTGTTAGTGGATTTGAAGCAATGGTTTACACACTTAACATTCAACATGGTTCTTAGAATTATTGTTGGAAAGAGATATTTTGGTACAACAAGTATTGTTGAGGAAGAAGAAGCTCAAAGAAGTGTGAAAGCTATGGAAGAGATGATGCATTTGCTTGGGATAATCACAATTGGAGATGTTATACCTTGGTTGAAATGGTTTGATTTCAATGGTCATGTAAAGGCAATGAAAGAAACTTCTAAGAAATTGGACAAAATTGTAGGTGAGTGGTTGAAGGAGTGTCGCCATAAAAGAAATTTGGGTGAAAAAGTTGATGAACATAATCAAAACATCATGGAAGTCTTGCTTTCATTGCTAGATGGAACAACCATTGAAGGGTTTGATTCGGATACCATAATCAAAGCCACAATTTTG GTCATATTTGGCGGAGGAAGTGAAACAAGTAGTGTTACCCTTACATGGGTAGCATGTATGCTATTGAAAAATCCTATTGTAATGGAAAAAGCAAAAGAAGAACTTGATTCTCAAGTTGGCAAAGAGAGATGTGTAAGAGAATCAGATATAAGTAATTTGGTATATCTTCAAGCTATAGTCAAAGAAACACTAAGGTTGTATCCGCCAGGTCCTCTCTCAGGATCTCGTGAATTCTCAGAGAATTGTACCTTAGGTGGTTACAAAATTAGTAAAGGAACTCGATTAATTACAAATCTTTGGAAGATCCACACAGATCCTAATGTTTGGTCAGATCCATTAGAGTTCAAACCTGAAAGGTTTCTTACCACTCATAAAGATGTTGATGTTAGAGGTAATCATTTTGAGCTATTACCATTTGGAAGTGGTAGAAGGATGTGCCCTGGAATATCTTTTGGTCTTCAAATGGTGCTTTTCACTTTAGCTAGATTTTTGCACTCTTTTGAAATCTCAAATCCAACACCAAATCTTGTTGATATGAGTGAATCCTTTGGATTAACAAACACCAAAACTACTCCACTTGAGATTCTTATTAAACCTCGCTTGTCTCTCAATTGTTATGAAATTATGTAA